From a single Peromyscus maniculatus bairdii isolate BWxNUB_F1_BW_parent chromosome 4, HU_Pman_BW_mat_3.1, whole genome shotgun sequence genomic region:
- the Ndufaf5 gene encoding arginine-hydroxylase NDUFAF5, mitochondrial isoform X3, translating to MFGGDTLYELRCSLQLAETEREGGFSPHISPFTAVSDLGHLLGRAGFNTLTVDTDEIQVNYPGMFELMEDLKGMGESNCSWNRKALLHRDTMLAAAAVYREMYRNEDGSIPATYQIYHMIGWKYHDSQARPAERGSATVSFGELAKLNDVMSQGKKQ from the exons ATGTTTGGAGGTGACACGCTCTATGAACTTCGGTGTTCGTTACAGTTagcagaaacagaaagggaaggaggattTTCCCCACACATTTCTCCTTTCACTGCTGTCAGTGACCTAGGACATCTGCTTGGGAGAGCTGGCTTCAATACTCTGACTGTG gataCTGATGAAATTCAAGTTAACTATCCTGGAATGTTTGAATTGATGGAAGATTTAAAAG GTATGGGTGAGAGCAACTGTTCTTGGAACAGAAAAGCTCTGCTGCACCGAGACACTATGCTGGCAGCTGCAGCGGTTTACAGAG AAATGTACAGAAATGAAGATGGTTCCATACCTGCCACATACCAGATCTACCACATGATAGGATGGAAATACCATGACTCTCAG gcAAGGCCAGCTGAAAGAGGTTCTGCAACTGTGTCATTTGGAGAGCTAGCAAAACTAAATGATGTCATGtcacaaggaaaaaaacaataa